Proteins from a single region of Polyangiaceae bacterium:
- a CDS encoding thioredoxin family protein: MRIRVFDLALILAALLACNQSTPAAAELEQRAGTQIQRAPPGEVETILPRLQAQARKDGRQLLVVVSAPWCGTCKKFKADVGAGRYDTILGDFRFVEFDSSDDRERLEPAGCATKLIPMFAGFDADGHCVDSYAGYGTPVRMAARFRKLVVP; the protein is encoded by the coding sequence ATGCGCATTCGCGTCTTCGATCTTGCGCTGATTTTGGCGGCTCTGTTGGCCTGCAACCAGTCGACCCCAGCGGCTGCGGAGCTGGAGCAGCGCGCGGGAACGCAGATTCAGAGGGCGCCGCCGGGAGAAGTGGAGACGATATTGCCCCGCCTGCAGGCGCAGGCGCGCAAAGACGGCCGGCAGCTGCTGGTTGTCGTGAGCGCCCCGTGGTGCGGGACGTGCAAGAAGTTCAAGGCCGACGTAGGTGCGGGGCGCTATGACACGATACTTGGCGACTTCCGCTTCGTGGAGTTCGACTCGTCCGACGACAGGGAGCGTTTGGAGCCCGCAGGGTGTGCGACGAAACTGATCCCGATGTTCGCGGGCTTCGATGCCGATGGGCACTGCGTTGATTCCTACGCCGGCTACGGAACACCGGTCAGGATGGCGGCGCGGTTCCGCAAACTTGTCGTACCTTGA
- a CDS encoding DnaJ domain-containing protein: protein MSNLKPTASGTLKATPMASLLVYALDKRMTGTMVFESSAGGRSAVQFLEGAPTKAKTHDPVIHLGRLLLELGTIDDATFNATLTRCAKERRPHGQILLEENAIDTPGLLDALREQLMRKVLWLFELPPPSVYGFYEGANLLEKWGGPEEVAVEPLALIWRGIRAHESAKRIEQTVKRVAKKPLRLHPAAQLSRFCFSSREWAILDLIRARPQMLEQLVASGVDDETSVRRLVYALALTRSLDMGAHAFPVGVAGEEPARSLGGPPSSAPRAEDPTPPSLPPPRVAAGAAAPARPAPSPRVKPPLPASARQPTAQSEPPSSVRQVSPPVAPAIRMAPSPTGSSPRASAKPVQPLPDMSGAANAGPARARADSSPPSAETQSRTLRSETPDNVAPRRSPPVVVVKPLPSSPRSASSPTASAEPITTQHTPAPKSVRPVAPPLAPPPAKAAPPPPKAAPPAAPAISAEATAFIAVIRKKAEVVDSQNYYDILGVKRDTPGPDLSAAFFQLAKKWHPDRLGPEYAEVKDLAMRVFSRMNEAHQVLADEEKREQYNGVLDSGGGTAEDQEAVQKVMRAVTEYQKAEVLYKKRSLEAAEICARRAMEDDPEQADYVALYTVIASERRGDGRMDDLIAALDGAIRREPQNERARFARAQIYKRMNRMDVAIRDFRWVAEQNPRNLDAVREVRLYQMRRGAPPSSRSPGKDDKSKGGKGLFGKLFKR from the coding sequence ATGTCCAACCTGAAACCCACGGCGAGTGGCACGCTCAAGGCCACGCCCATGGCGAGCCTCCTGGTGTACGCCCTGGACAAGCGCATGACGGGGACGATGGTGTTCGAGTCCTCCGCGGGAGGCCGAAGCGCCGTGCAGTTTTTGGAAGGGGCGCCCACCAAGGCGAAGACCCACGATCCGGTGATTCACTTGGGCCGTCTGCTGCTCGAGTTGGGCACGATCGACGATGCGACCTTCAACGCGACGCTGACCCGATGCGCGAAGGAGCGGCGCCCTCACGGACAGATTCTGCTGGAAGAGAACGCGATCGACACACCGGGGCTGTTGGACGCTTTGCGTGAACAACTGATGCGCAAAGTGCTGTGGCTATTCGAGCTTCCACCGCCCAGCGTGTACGGTTTCTACGAAGGCGCGAACCTGCTCGAGAAGTGGGGCGGACCCGAGGAAGTCGCCGTCGAACCCCTTGCGCTGATCTGGCGCGGGATTCGCGCGCACGAGAGCGCCAAGCGCATCGAGCAGACCGTCAAGCGCGTCGCGAAGAAGCCCCTACGATTGCACCCCGCGGCGCAACTCTCGCGCTTCTGCTTCTCGAGCCGCGAGTGGGCGATTCTAGATCTGATTCGGGCGCGCCCACAGATGCTCGAGCAGCTCGTCGCCTCGGGCGTGGATGACGAGACTTCGGTGCGGCGACTGGTGTATGCGCTCGCCCTCACGCGCAGCTTGGACATGGGCGCTCATGCCTTTCCCGTCGGTGTGGCGGGTGAAGAGCCGGCGCGATCCCTGGGCGGGCCGCCCAGCTCCGCGCCGCGTGCGGAAGACCCCACGCCGCCGTCCTTGCCCCCGCCTCGGGTCGCAGCGGGGGCCGCAGCGCCGGCGCGCCCCGCGCCGTCGCCTCGGGTCAAGCCGCCGCTGCCCGCATCTGCGCGCCAGCCTACCGCGCAGTCGGAGCCTCCGTCGTCGGTGCGACAAGTGTCGCCGCCCGTTGCGCCGGCGATTCGCATGGCGCCATCGCCAACGGGTTCGTCGCCCCGCGCGTCCGCGAAGCCAGTGCAACCGCTGCCGGACATGAGTGGCGCGGCGAACGCTGGGCCCGCACGGGCACGGGCGGATTCGTCGCCGCCGAGCGCAGAGACGCAGTCACGAACCTTGCGTTCGGAGACGCCGGACAACGTCGCACCTCGCCGCTCACCGCCGGTCGTGGTCGTGAAACCGCTGCCCTCGTCGCCGCGTTCGGCGTCGTCCCCCACTGCGAGCGCTGAACCCATCACCACGCAACACACGCCTGCGCCCAAGTCGGTGCGTCCCGTCGCACCGCCCCTGGCGCCGCCGCCGGCCAAAGCCGCGCCGCCACCGCCTAAGGCTGCACCGCCCGCCGCGCCGGCGATCTCCGCGGAGGCGACCGCGTTCATCGCGGTCATCCGCAAGAAGGCGGAAGTGGTGGACTCCCAGAACTACTACGACATCTTGGGGGTGAAGCGAGACACGCCGGGGCCGGATCTGAGCGCGGCCTTCTTCCAGCTGGCGAAGAAGTGGCATCCGGATCGCCTGGGACCCGAGTACGCCGAGGTGAAGGACCTGGCGATGCGCGTGTTCTCGCGCATGAACGAAGCGCACCAAGTCCTCGCGGATGAAGAGAAGCGTGAGCAGTACAACGGCGTGCTCGATTCCGGCGGCGGCACCGCCGAGGATCAAGAAGCCGTGCAGAAGGTCATGCGCGCCGTGACCGAGTATCAAAAGGCGGAAGTGCTGTACAAGAAGCGCAGCCTGGAAGCGGCCGAGATCTGCGCACGCCGCGCCATGGAAGACGACCCCGAGCAGGCGGACTACGTTGCGCTCTACACCGTCATTGCATCGGAACGGCGCGGCGATGGGCGCATGGACGACCTGATCGCTGCCCTGGATGGCGCCATTCGCCGCGAGCCGCAAAACGAGCGCGCGCGCTTCGCGCGGGCGCAGATCTACAAGCGCATGAACCGCATGGACGTGGCGATTCGCGACTTTCGCTGGGTGGCGGAGCAAAACCCGCGCAACCTGGACGCCGTGCGCGAAGTGCGCCTGTACCAGATGCGCCGCGGCGCCCCGCCGTCGTCGCGCTCCCCCGGTAAGGACGACAAGAGCAAGGGCGGCAAAGGGCTGTTCGGCAAGTTGTTCAAGCGCTGA
- a CDS encoding twin-arginine translocation signal domain-containing protein encodes MMMLEALSRRAFLGGVAAACATTAFPAWAGSYLDRAALLVHQASRDADYLRSRLSDRELAKVIHTLASARVEAAGSMIVPKEVGQAHPHLLLVLENYERAAEGAEKGQTQRFLIYQLRARDEERVLKGVLKQLGWPLPEVK; translated from the coding sequence ATGATGATGCTTGAAGCACTCAGTCGCCGCGCATTCCTGGGAGGAGTCGCGGCCGCTTGCGCCACCACGGCATTCCCTGCTTGGGCCGGCAGCTACTTGGATCGCGCGGCGCTCTTGGTGCACCAGGCTTCACGCGATGCGGACTACCTGCGGTCGCGGCTATCGGACCGCGAGCTCGCCAAGGTCATTCACACCCTGGCCAGCGCACGAGTGGAGGCCGCAGGCTCCATGATCGTGCCCAAGGAAGTCGGTCAAGCCCATCCGCACTTGCTCCTCGTGCTCGAGAACTACGAGCGCGCGGCCGAGGGCGCAGAGAAGGGGCAGACTCAGCGCTTTCTCATCTACCAGCTGCGTGCGCGCGACGAAGAGCGCGTCCTCAAGGGCGTGCTCAAGCAGCTCGGTTGGCCCCTGCCTGAAGTGAAGTGA
- the rnc gene encoding ribonuclease III, protein MNDLAEILGMSLEDDCVVLALTHPSYANEQGKVAHNQRLEFLGDAVLGFCAAELLFARYPEADEGSLTRMRARLVNADSLADWARSHGVPGSLLLGRGAEGGGLRDSTNVLADAVEALIAAVYQTQGLDPARALCERILANGLVDADAPGERDPKSALQERAQALGLGTPNYEVVNVDGPDHARRFEVVVRLGDDALGAGSGRSKRAAEFEAARAALGSDVVKES, encoded by the coding sequence GTGAACGACCTGGCCGAGATCCTGGGCATGTCCCTGGAGGACGACTGCGTAGTGCTCGCGCTGACGCACCCGTCCTACGCCAACGAGCAGGGCAAGGTGGCGCACAATCAGCGCCTGGAGTTCCTTGGCGACGCCGTACTGGGCTTCTGCGCCGCGGAACTGCTGTTCGCTCGCTACCCCGAGGCCGACGAGGGATCACTGACCCGAATGCGCGCGCGTCTGGTCAACGCAGATTCCTTGGCGGACTGGGCGCGGAGTCACGGTGTCCCGGGCAGTCTCTTGCTCGGCCGCGGCGCCGAGGGTGGAGGGCTCCGCGACAGCACCAACGTCTTGGCAGACGCCGTGGAGGCGCTGATCGCCGCCGTCTATCAAACCCAAGGTCTCGATCCGGCGCGAGCGCTGTGTGAGCGCATTTTGGCCAACGGTCTCGTCGACGCGGACGCACCTGGTGAGCGCGATCCGAAGAGCGCCCTGCAGGAACGCGCCCAGGCGCTGGGCCTGGGAACGCCCAACTACGAAGTCGTGAACGTCGACGGTCCCGACCACGCTCGACGCTTCGAGGTCGTGGTGCGCCTCGGTGACGACGCCCTGGGTGCCGGCAGCGGGCGGAGCAAACGGGCAGCGGAGTTCGAGGCGGCGCGGGCCGCATTGGGAAGTGATGTCGTCAAGGAGTCATGA
- a CDS encoding tRNA (cytidine(34)-2'-O)-methyltransferase, with protein sequence MANTPERLRGRGVDRPFHVVLVEPEIPPNTGNIARLCGATGSVLHLVGPLGFRIDEHAVRRAGLDYWHLVDVRTHDDFAAAESDIFANDAPPRSWLFSTKTTRSYLDVEFRAGDALVFGRESVGLPETLLEQKRDQVIGIPMPGAVRSLNLSNAVSIALYEALRQTGGLTRAAP encoded by the coding sequence ATGGCGAACACGCCCGAACGCCTGCGGGGCCGAGGAGTCGACCGACCCTTCCACGTGGTCCTGGTGGAGCCCGAGATCCCTCCGAACACGGGCAACATCGCTCGCCTGTGCGGAGCCACGGGCAGCGTGCTGCACTTGGTCGGGCCCCTCGGCTTTCGCATCGACGAACATGCGGTGCGCCGTGCCGGCCTCGACTACTGGCACCTGGTGGACGTGCGTACCCACGACGACTTCGCTGCCGCCGAGAGCGACATCTTTGCCAACGACGCGCCGCCGCGCAGTTGGCTCTTCAGCACGAAGACGACGCGCTCCTACCTCGACGTGGAGTTTCGCGCTGGAGACGCGCTGGTGTTCGGACGCGAAAGCGTGGGCTTGCCCGAAACGCTTCTAGAGCAGAAGCGGGACCAAGTGATCGGCATCCCCATGCCGGGCGCAGTGCGCTCCCTGAATCTCTCCAACGCCGTATCCATCGCGCTGTACGAGGCTCTGCGCCAAACCGGTGGACTCACGCGCGCGGCGCCGTGA
- a CDS encoding peptidyl-prolyl cis-trans isomerase, whose protein sequence is MKSAARLGLLLSLGLVAPLSRADTDAVVVRVGDASLTASELEQRMRAMAPFQLQSLGASPAEVRRTYVNEQAVVELLYVEEAKRRKLEQTPVVADRIREVLRQALEAEIRDEITKSNPVTPREIKAYYDENTHRFNTPARIKLWRILVDSEAEAQQILTDVRQSKLKGTVVWTQKAREKSLDKATSMRDGDLGFVHPDGKTETPEVRVDPALYAAADKVKDGEMVTTPVKEGERYAVIWRRGSMPAVERTLEQEERSIRQILMREKLQSGMNDVLAKLEKGAVTGKNTALLSYVDIDPMGDLSERARPGIVPRHKPATPLSPRASERGLR, encoded by the coding sequence ATGAAGTCAGCCGCTCGCCTCGGGCTGCTGCTGAGCCTCGGCTTGGTTGCGCCACTTTCCCGCGCGGATACCGACGCCGTCGTGGTGCGGGTGGGAGACGCGTCGCTGACCGCGAGCGAGCTGGAGCAACGCATGCGCGCGATGGCGCCCTTCCAGCTGCAGAGTCTGGGTGCGTCGCCAGCCGAGGTGCGACGTACCTACGTCAACGAGCAAGCCGTGGTGGAGCTGCTGTACGTGGAAGAAGCCAAGCGACGCAAGTTGGAGCAGACCCCGGTGGTCGCAGACCGCATTCGCGAGGTCTTGCGCCAAGCCCTCGAAGCGGAGATTCGCGACGAGATCACCAAGAGCAACCCCGTGACGCCGCGGGAGATCAAAGCGTACTACGACGAGAATACGCATCGCTTCAACACTCCGGCGCGGATCAAGCTCTGGCGCATCTTGGTGGACAGCGAAGCCGAGGCGCAGCAGATCCTGACCGACGTGCGGCAGTCCAAGCTGAAGGGCACCGTCGTGTGGACGCAGAAGGCGCGGGAGAAGTCCCTCGACAAGGCCACGTCCATGCGCGACGGAGATCTGGGCTTCGTGCACCCCGACGGAAAGACGGAGACCCCGGAGGTGCGGGTGGATCCCGCGCTCTACGCCGCGGCCGACAAGGTCAAGGACGGCGAGATGGTGACGACGCCGGTCAAAGAAGGGGAACGCTACGCCGTGATCTGGCGACGGGGCAGCATGCCGGCCGTCGAGCGAACTCTTGAGCAAGAAGAGCGATCCATTCGTCAGATCTTGATGCGCGAAAAGCTGCAGTCGGGGATGAACGACGTGCTGGCGAAGCTGGAGAAGGGCGCCGTCACCGGCAAGAACACGGCGCTGCTCTCCTACGTGGACATCGACCCGATGGGGGACCTGAGCGAGCGAGCACGCCCGGGTATCGTGCCGCGCCACAAGCCCGCAACGCCGCTTTCACCGCGAGCGAGCGAGCGCGGGCTGCGCTGA
- a CDS encoding sigma-54 dependent transcriptional regulator, with product MRGRVLVVDDEPSILSTLKKALSLEGYEVDVAGGVGLAQERLASKGYDVLLLDVALPDGNGVELLERIRAAGNDSQVIMMSGHATVDVAVRATRLGALDFLEKPVSTDRLLLVLENTLRLIRAEETAEELRAEAGYFDELVGESRAIKELTDKVTRAARANAPVLITGERGTGKELVARAIHRASPRAKGPLEKLNCAAVPRELIESELFGHEAGAFTGATRKRRGKFERAHGGTLFLDEVGDMPLDMQAKLLRVLQEQEVERVGGSETIIVDVRVVAATNQDLVRACESGQFRADLFDRLNVLPLELPPLRARRDDIPRLARHFLTLAARSNARPGVSLTDDALVALGAHAFPGNVRELRNLIERLVILSPDEQITADDVRQALGMSGAPSATGLYRPGVPFKVLVEEAERAILEEAMAHNEGQMAATARALGLERSHLYKKARALGLRGNDEV from the coding sequence ATGCGCGGTCGTGTACTGGTCGTCGACGACGAACCGTCGATTCTGAGCACCCTGAAGAAAGCGCTCAGCCTCGAAGGCTACGAAGTAGACGTCGCGGGCGGCGTTGGACTCGCGCAGGAACGCCTCGCGTCCAAGGGCTACGACGTGCTGCTGCTCGACGTAGCCCTGCCCGACGGCAACGGTGTGGAACTGCTCGAACGCATTCGCGCTGCGGGCAACGACTCCCAAGTGATCATGATGAGCGGTCACGCCACCGTGGATGTGGCCGTGCGCGCCACGCGCCTTGGCGCCCTGGACTTCCTGGAGAAGCCAGTTTCCACGGACCGCCTGCTGTTGGTGCTGGAGAACACCCTGCGCCTGATTCGCGCGGAAGAGACCGCCGAAGAGCTACGCGCGGAAGCGGGGTACTTCGACGAACTCGTCGGCGAAAGCCGCGCGATCAAGGAACTGACGGACAAGGTGACGCGCGCCGCGCGCGCCAATGCACCCGTGCTGATCACGGGGGAGCGCGGCACGGGCAAAGAGCTGGTGGCGCGCGCCATTCATCGCGCCTCGCCCCGCGCCAAGGGTCCCTTGGAGAAGCTGAACTGCGCTGCCGTTCCTCGCGAGCTGATCGAGAGCGAGCTCTTTGGTCACGAGGCGGGCGCTTTCACCGGCGCCACACGCAAGCGCCGCGGCAAGTTCGAGCGCGCTCACGGCGGCACGCTCTTCTTGGACGAAGTGGGCGACATGCCCCTGGACATGCAGGCCAAGCTGCTCCGCGTGCTGCAAGAGCAAGAAGTGGAGCGCGTCGGGGGCAGCGAGACCATCATCGTGGACGTGCGGGTGGTGGCCGCGACGAACCAAGACTTGGTGCGCGCCTGTGAGTCCGGACAGTTTCGCGCCGATCTCTTCGATCGCCTCAACGTGCTGCCCTTGGAGCTGCCGCCCCTGCGCGCGCGACGTGACGACATTCCGCGCCTGGCTCGACACTTCTTGACCCTCGCGGCTCGCAGCAACGCCCGACCTGGTGTCTCGCTGACGGACGACGCTCTGGTCGCCCTCGGTGCTCACGCTTTTCCTGGCAACGTGCGCGAGCTGCGCAACCTGATCGAACGCCTGGTGATCCTCTCGCCCGACGAACAGATCACCGCCGACGACGTGCGCCAAGCGCTGGGCATGTCGGGAGCGCCGAGCGCGACGGGCCTCTACCGTCCCGGCGTTCCCTTCAAGGTGCTGGTCGAGGAAGCCGAGCGCGCGATCTTGGAAGAAGCCATGGCCCACAACGAAGGTCAGATGGCCGCGACGGCACGCGCCCTCGGCCTCGAACGCTCGCACTTGTACAAGAAGGCGCGCGCCCTCGGGCTGCGCGGCAACGACGAAGTCTGA
- a CDS encoding serine/threonine-protein kinase, giving the protein MFPQVFGKYVLEREIAGGGMARVYLGTLRGAVGFEKRLVVKQIRPELASDEAFVRRFIEEAKTAVELGHPNIVPVYELGVEQGIYYIAMELCEGVTLSELLRATGPLSADEGAYVGIEICRALDYAHRKSGIVHRDVTPRNVMVDEEGAVRLIDFGIAAPVTLDDDEPHEVFGSPGHMPPEQIQGGTLTPASDVFAVAALLVEAWSGKAPFRRASPVQCLEALNQPVKRIDEDAEALAPLAELIARALALDASQRPESAEALARPLRDFVKSSDLGDLARRLGGRVRDTRRQARASHPVIDAQDTETLAATPSTSSSAEHTPPANAESTRTFAARDELVEWTRKLPSIPPPGGADARDDDEDASDADRAGAGRGEDASATESAVVSAVAASDAAASAAARAEDDDTDDSARPPARVADKHASRDEDDASPTTSSQRRIVPQPSSRLGPALAVGAVALGVAAFFALRPPTPPETSATATAPAVSPRLTPSADAALQAPSPSPSPAPAPAPAPRPVPRPTLTHSAAAPSSPSPAPSALAIAGRGVLNLTSTPPALVSVDGRSRGTTPVMGIDLAAGPHSVQFKSPLLDERVPAQVTLGAGQTRTVHADFTAASPRVYVR; this is encoded by the coding sequence ATGTTTCCCCAAGTCTTCGGCAAGTACGTGCTCGAGCGCGAGATTGCAGGCGGGGGCATGGCGCGGGTCTACTTGGGTACCTTACGCGGCGCCGTCGGATTCGAGAAGCGGCTCGTGGTGAAGCAGATTCGCCCGGAGCTGGCCTCGGACGAGGCGTTCGTGCGGCGTTTCATCGAAGAAGCGAAGACCGCCGTTGAACTCGGACACCCGAACATCGTGCCCGTGTACGAGCTCGGCGTCGAGCAGGGCATCTACTACATCGCGATGGAGCTCTGCGAGGGCGTCACCCTCTCCGAGCTGCTGCGAGCGACGGGGCCGCTCAGCGCCGACGAGGGCGCCTACGTCGGAATCGAGATTTGTCGCGCCCTGGACTACGCGCATCGCAAGTCCGGAATCGTTCATCGCGACGTCACGCCGCGCAACGTGATGGTCGACGAAGAGGGCGCGGTGCGCCTGATCGACTTCGGCATTGCAGCGCCCGTGACCTTGGACGACGACGAGCCGCACGAAGTGTTCGGATCCCCTGGGCACATGCCGCCGGAGCAGATTCAAGGCGGCACGCTCACCCCCGCCAGCGACGTGTTTGCAGTAGCGGCGCTGTTGGTCGAAGCCTGGAGTGGGAAGGCCCCGTTCCGTCGTGCCAGTCCGGTGCAGTGCCTTGAAGCGTTGAATCAACCCGTGAAGCGTATCGACGAAGATGCCGAAGCACTCGCGCCCTTGGCCGAGCTGATCGCTCGCGCTCTGGCCTTGGACGCGTCGCAGCGCCCCGAAAGCGCTGAAGCGCTGGCGCGACCCTTGAGGGACTTCGTCAAGTCCAGCGATCTGGGCGATCTTGCGCGGCGCCTTGGGGGGCGCGTGCGAGACACTCGACGTCAGGCGCGTGCGTCGCATCCCGTCATCGATGCGCAAGACACCGAGACTCTTGCCGCCACTCCGAGCACGAGTTCGAGCGCGGAGCACACCCCCCCAGCCAACGCTGAATCCACGCGCACGTTCGCGGCGCGGGACGAGTTGGTGGAGTGGACTCGCAAGCTTCCCAGCATTCCGCCGCCCGGGGGGGCCGATGCGCGCGACGACGACGAAGACGCATCTGACGCCGACCGCGCCGGTGCGGGCCGCGGCGAAGATGCATCGGCCACGGAGTCGGCGGTCGTGAGCGCGGTGGCAGCCAGTGATGCGGCGGCAAGCGCGGCGGCGCGTGCGGAAGACGACGACACCGACGACTCGGCGAGGCCACCCGCGCGAGTCGCCGACAAACATGCGTCGAGGGACGAGGACGATGCGTCGCCCACCACGTCGAGCCAACGACGCATCGTCCCGCAGCCGTCCTCTCGACTCGGGCCCGCGCTCGCGGTTGGTGCCGTCGCCTTGGGCGTGGCTGCGTTCTTTGCCCTGCGCCCGCCGACGCCCCCTGAGACGAGCGCCACCGCCACAGCGCCCGCCGTCAGTCCTCGGTTGACGCCCTCCGCCGACGCCGCGCTGCAGGCGCCGTCGCCGTCACCGAGCCCAGCTCCTGCGCCTGCGCCCGCGCCGCGGCCGGTCCCGCGCCCCACCCTTACCCACAGCGCGGCCGCGCCGTCATCCCCTTCGCCAGCGCCGAGTGCTCTGGCGATAGCCGGGCGCGGCGTGCTCAATCTCACTTCGACGCCCCCGGCGCTTGTCAGCGTGGACGGTCGCAGCCGTGGCACCACCCCCGTGATGGGAATCGATCTCGCGGCAGGCCCGCACTCGGTGCAGTTCAAGAGCCCCTTGCTCGACGAGCGCGTCCCTGCGCAAGTGACGCTCGGTGCCGGCCAGACGCGCACCGTGCACGCCGACTTCACGGCGGCGAGCCCGCGCGTGTACGTGCGCTGA
- a CDS encoding Uma2 family endonuclease, giving the protein MSTPVAKRGKTIADWLALPTDSRFELIDGELIEKAAPTFEHGLSQSQTATALSGPFHRRTGGPTGPGGWWIVTEVDLVLDGRGYRPDVAGWRRDRLPSIPKERPVTVRPDWICEVVSESNRTVDTVTKLRRYHQSGVPHYWILDQVDRTLTVHRHTPDGYLVVIRAAEDETVRAEPFDAIELAVRVLLGADPD; this is encoded by the coding sequence ATGTCCACACCGGTCGCGAAGCGTGGAAAGACCATCGCCGACTGGCTGGCGCTTCCGACGGACTCCCGTTTCGAACTCATCGACGGCGAGCTGATCGAGAAGGCTGCACCGACCTTCGAGCACGGACTGTCCCAGAGTCAGACGGCCACAGCTCTCTCTGGTCCGTTTCATCGCCGCACGGGCGGTCCAACCGGCCCGGGAGGTTGGTGGATCGTGACGGAGGTGGACCTGGTGCTCGACGGTCGCGGCTACCGACCCGACGTCGCGGGCTGGCGTCGCGATCGCCTTCCCAGCATTCCCAAGGAACGCCCCGTCACGGTGCGACCCGATTGGATATGTGAGGTCGTCAGCGAATCGAATCGCACGGTGGATACCGTGACCAAGCTCCGGCGCTATCACCAATCCGGGGTGCCCCACTATTGGATCCTCGACCAAGTCGACCGCACCCTGACAGTGCATCGCCACACGCCTGATGGCTATCTCGTCGTCATCCGCGCCGCCGAAGACGAAACCGTGCGCGCTGAGCCCTTCGACGCGATCGAGCTTGCCGTGCGCGTGCTTTTGGGCGCCGATCCGGACTGA